The DNA region AGTATTTATAAGAGGAAAAAACTACATTTAAATAAATTTTTTCTAATCTATTTTTCAATTCTTTAAGAAGTTCTTTCTCTCCCTCTATAAAAATCTTGATTATTCCATTTTTATTGTCTTTCAGAAATTCTAAAGCCTCACTATCTTCATATAGTTTATCATCGTGGTAAATTCCTAATTTAACAAAACTTAAATAATAGTGTATAACCTTTAAAGCTCCAATCACCTCTTCCTTCGAAAGGTGCTGCAAATATAAAAAAGATTTTCTTAATGGATCATAAATTCCAGCCCCATTGTAAAGTATAACAGGAAGAGTTAAACTTAAAGGTTCCACAATTTTGGAGATAGATGACCATCTTCTTCCTGTTGCAATAGTTATTTCAATATTATTTTCTCTTAATATTTTTATAGCCTTAAGATTCTTAGTAGAAATAACTTCTGACCCATCCATTATACTTCCATCAAGATCTGTTATAAAAAGCTTATACATTTAATATCACTTCTCTTATTTGTTTTATTAATACGGGCTTTATATAAAAAAGCTCAAGAAATTCCTCCCCTCGAAGTATGGTGTTTTCTAATTTAATAGTTTTTAATTTAATCAAAAATATATTATCTCTTAAATTCTGATACGAAATTTCTTTAATATAGTCAAAGGGTTTTATTTCTTTAATACTATTTCCTCTCCTTGCTAATATTTTTCTATGCTCTAAAGAATCTAAATTTTTAAACTCAAGAAGAAAAGGATCCTTTAAATGAGTAAAAATATATAATTCGTAGTCAATGCCATAAGTATCCTCTATAAGAGATGATTTTTTAATTTTGTAGGCTTCATAAAATCTTATATCATTAGGAATTTGATCATTGAGCTTTTTTATCAGTTCTTTTTCCTCCATATCTTCTTGCAGAGTTAAATCAATGTATTCTCTTCTGCTTTCTACTCCTACAGGACAAGGAAAACCTAAAGATATAAGAGGTCTTGGATTATATCCTTCGGAATATTTTACAGGGATATTCGCTCTTCTTAGAGCACGTCCCAAAAAATTAAGAAAATCATTAGCTCCTACATACTTTAAAAGATTCAACTTAAAAAAAGCTAATCGATAGACTACTCTATTCTCCATGTTTTACTCCACAAAAGTCACACAAGACTTTCCACTCACATGCTCCACTTTCTAAGCCTTTATGTGCTTTTTCCCTTTCTTTTATTAAGTAATTTTTAGAGACAACAAAAATGTGATCCCATGGAAGCTTCTCATTTATGTCTATTTCTCTTGTATAAGTTGTAGGATCAATATTATTTTCACTAAAGGCTTCTTTCCAAAGAGTTAAATTTAAATACTCTTTCCATCCTTCCAACCTGCTACCTTTACTCCATGAATCAAAAATTACTTTAGCTAATCTTCTGTCCCCTCGAGAAAACACTGCTTCAAGAAAACTCATATTGTAGTCGTGGATATCTATGACAATATTTTTCTTTTTATTTAAATGCTTAAAAAGAACTTGTTTTCTTGCTTCTATTATACCTTTATCTTCAAATCTTTCCCATTGAAAAGGTGTATGAGGTTTAGGTATAAACACAGAAAAACTAAGATGTAGTTTTACCTTTTTATTTAACTTGAGTATCTTATAAACTAAATCTATAGTTTGGTAAATATCATCATTAGTTTCGGTGGGAAGACCAAGCATAAAGTACAGTTTTATATTATTCCAACCTTTTTGAAAAGCAATTTCAAGAGTTTTTAAAAAGTCTTCTTCTCTTAACCCTTTATTAATTACTTTCCTTAATCTTTCACTTCCAGATTCTATAGCAAAAGTAAGTCCTGATTTTCTTACTTTTGAAATTTTCTCAGCAAGAGATAAGGAAAAATTATCAGCCCTTAAAGAGGGTAAAGAAAAACTTACTAATTCTTTAGAAAATTCTTCAGTAAGCAAATTAACAAGCCTTTCTATCTCTGGATAATCACTACTACTTAAAGAGAGAAGACTTATTTCCTCATAACCAGTATTTTTAATTATTTCCCGTACATAATTTATAATCTTTTCCACACTTCTATACCTCTTAGGTCTGTATATATAACCTGCAAAACAAAATCGACAATTTCGTTGACATCCCCTCATAATTTCTACAAAACCCCTATCGTGAACTACCTGTTGAAGAGGAACAAGAGGTTTCGTTGGAAAAAATGTATTATCAAGATCATAAACAATCCTTCTTTTAATTACTTTTGGAGTCCAATCATATTTGGGGGTCAAATTAAAAAATTTACCATTTTTATATTCTACTTCATATAGAGATGGTATATATACCCCTTCAACTTTAGAAAGAGCCTTAAAAAGTTCTTCTTTAGACCTCTTTGTTTCTTCTTTCCACTTAATATAAATATCCACTATTTCATCGAGGGCTTCCTCAGCTTCCCCAATAAAAATAATGTCAAAGAAATCTGCTATAGGTTCAGGATTTAAAACTGTAGGGCCTCCTGCCACTATTAGAGGGTGACTCTCAGCTCTTTCTTTAGAAAAAATAGGAACATTAGCTAAATCAAGTATGGTAATAATTCCTGAGTATGTTAGTTCATAGGCAAGACTGAAAGCTATCCAATCAAATTCATTAATAGGTCTTTTTGTCTCTAAAGTAAATAAAGGTATTCTCTCATCTCTAAGTTTTCTTTCAAGATCAATTCCAGGAACAAATACCCTCTCACAAAGAACGTCCTCTCTTCTATTTAAAAGATAATATATTATTTGGAAACCCAAATGAGACATGCCGATTTCATACAAATCTGGAAAAGCAAGAGCAACTTTCAGTTTAATATCGCTCCAAGTTTTTATCACAATATTATGCTCGTTTCCTATGTACCTTGAAGGTTTTTCTACATCTGAAAGCAACCTGTCTACATCTATCATATTAGTTGCCTTTCTCCTCTTACATAAATGTTTACTATTAGGCCTAACATAGCATAGTTAGTGATAAGTGAAGTTCTTGCAAAACTTATAAAAGGCAAAGGGATACCCACTACAGGTGATATTCCTGAAACCATACACAAGTTTATAAAAGTTTGGAAAAACCAGCAAAAAAGTATGCCTCCTACTATATATTTGCCAAACTTATCTTTTAAACTCCCCCAAATCTCCCAAGTATATCTGAAAAGTAAATAGTAGAGGAAAACCACAAAAAGGCTTCCTATAAAACCAAATTCTTCTCCTATAGCTGAGAAGATAAAATCAGTGTGTTGTTCTGGTATTAAGTTCAAGTGAGTTTGGGTTCCTTGAAACCATCCTTTACCCCAAATACCCCCAGAACCAATAGCAATTAGCGATTGTATTACTTGATATCCACTTCCAAGAGGATCTTTCATTGGGTCTAAAAAAGTAATTATTCTTTGCTGCTGATAGGGTTTTAATATTAACCAAAAAAAAGGAAGTAATAATAAACCAAGTAGAATCAATCTCAAGAAATATTTAACAGAAATTTCTGATAAGAATATCATAAAAATCCCTGTCGCAAAAATGACAATTGCAGTAC from Dictyoglomus turgidum DSM 6724 includes:
- a CDS encoding Cof-type HAD-IIB family hydrolase, whose amino-acid sequence is MYKLFITDLDGSIMDGSEVISTKNLKAIKILRENNIEITIATGRRWSSISKIVEPLSLTLPVILYNGAGIYDPLRKSFLYLQHLSKEEVIGALKVIHYYLSFVKLGIYHDDKLYEDSEALEFLKDNKNGIIKIFIEGEKELLKELKNRLEKIYLNVVFSSYKYLEILPKGASKGKALKKLLKNLDIKLEEVIALGDYDNDEEMLKLSGLGITLKNASERLKKIADYVIDASPSESVHYIIQQVLNFERR
- a CDS encoding TIGR03936 family radical SAM-associated protein yields the protein MENRVVYRLAFFKLNLLKYVGANDFLNFLGRALRRANIPVKYSEGYNPRPLISLGFPCPVGVESRREYIDLTLQEDMEEKELIKKLNDQIPNDIRFYEAYKIKKSSLIEDTYGIDYELYIFTHLKDPFLLEFKNLDSLEHRKILARRGNSIKEIKPFDYIKEISYQNLRDNIFLIKLKTIKLENTILRGEEFLELFYIKPVLIKQIREVILNV
- a CDS encoding TIGR03960 family B12-binding radical SAM protein, whose product is MIDVDRLLSDVEKPSRYIGNEHNIVIKTWSDIKLKVALAFPDLYEIGMSHLGFQIIYYLLNRREDVLCERVFVPGIDLERKLRDERIPLFTLETKRPINEFDWIAFSLAYELTYSGIITILDLANVPIFSKERAESHPLIVAGGPTVLNPEPIADFFDIIFIGEAEEALDEIVDIYIKWKEETKRSKEELFKALSKVEGVYIPSLYEVEYKNGKFFNLTPKYDWTPKVIKRRIVYDLDNTFFPTKPLVPLQQVVHDRGFVEIMRGCQRNCRFCFAGYIYRPKRYRSVEKIINYVREIIKNTGYEEISLLSLSSSDYPEIERLVNLLTEEFSKELVSFSLPSLRADNFSLSLAEKISKVRKSGLTFAIESGSERLRKVINKGLREEDFLKTLEIAFQKGWNNIKLYFMLGLPTETNDDIYQTIDLVYKILKLNKKVKLHLSFSVFIPKPHTPFQWERFEDKGIIEARKQVLFKHLNKKKNIVIDIHDYNMSFLEAVFSRGDRRLAKVIFDSWSKGSRLEGWKEYLNLTLWKEAFSENNIDPTTYTREIDINEKLPWDHIFVVSKNYLIKEREKAHKGLESGACEWKVLCDFCGVKHGE
- the rodA gene encoding rod shape-determining protein RodA encodes the protein MKRREIKLILVVILLTFIGFLFIYDTTATRLIAKELSPYVFLQRQVIAFLIGLVFFAFFATTYYRLWERVWKYVYVINLFLLVMVIFFGKESLGAQRWFSIFGFSFQPSELSKLLLVISLSGFLTNLDYEKKTLGLREFILTLVLVIIPFIVVMIQPDLGTAIVIFATGIFMIFLSEISVKYFLRLILLGLLLLPFFWLILKPYQQQRIITFLDPMKDPLGSGYQVIQSLIAIGSGGIWGKGWFQGTQTHLNLIPEQHTDFIFSAIGEEFGFIGSLFVVFLYYLLFRYTWEIWGSLKDKFGKYIVGGILFCWFFQTFINLCMVSGISPVVGIPLPFISFARTSLITNYAMLGLIVNIYVRGERQLI